In Papaver somniferum cultivar HN1 chromosome 1, ASM357369v1, whole genome shotgun sequence, a genomic segment contains:
- the LOC113334198 gene encoding ABC transporter G family member 10-like has protein sequence MEMELPVTSPVSSSRRTPYRIETKKLSYRLRGDISEFNWFCCGRTSPNTDTNSRYILEDVHFEAKPGEITAIAGPSGAGKTTLLEVLAGVVPQSRVSGCVFVNDRPMVARHFRRVSGYVTQDDALFPLLTVEETLLYSARLRLRGGISEAIIRVRQLLKELGLDHVAGSRIGWISGGEKRRVSIGVDLVHDPAILLIDEPTSGLDSASALHVIMLLKSMVVNQGKTIVLTIHQPGFRILELFDKILLLSSGTVLHHGSLQVLEERLKLAGHCIPKHVNVLEFAIDVIESLVLQKSTTPDNQLFLIDKDQANNNKEEKMHNLVMITPNSDSDSHFADETKNMGYPNSQLEEILILGQRFCNNIFRTKQLFAARMLQAVLAGFVLGTIFMNANNDSSKQVTLQTRVGFFAFTLTFLLSTTTEGLPIFLQERRILMRETSRGAYRVLSYVMANTLVFLPFLLTVALLYTTPVYWLVGLRKDFDGFLYFSLVVWLVVLMSNSLVACFSALVPNFIMGTSLIAGLMGSFFLFSGYFITKKNIPRYWIFMHYLSLFKYPFECFMINEYGGDKGRQRCLQSVGDVCILYGDEFLRQQDVEQSMKWTNLGVMLGFIFGYRVLCFIILWYRCYRTRN, from the coding sequence ATGGAAATGGAACTACCGGTTACTTCTCCGGTTTCAAGTAGCCGGAGAACTCCATACAGAATAGAAACCAAGAAGCTCTCATACAGATTACGTGGAGATATCAGCGAGTTCAACTGGTTTTGTTGTGGAAGGACTAGTCCTAATACTGATACTAATAGTAGGTACATTCTAGAGGATGTACACTTTGAAGCCAAACCCGGTGAGATTACGGCAATTGCAGGTCCTTCTGGTGCTGGAAAGACCACTCTGTTAGAAGTTCTTGCAGGGGTGGTACCACAGAGTAGAGTTTCAGGATGCGTCTTTGTTAATGATCGGCCGATGGTGGCTAGGCATTTTAGGAGAGTTTCAGGTTATGTTACTCAAGATGATGCTCTTTTTCCATTGCTTACCGTGGAGGAAACGCTTCTATACAGTGCTCGTCTTCGGCTTCGTGGAGGGATTAGTGAAGCCATAATTAGAGTTAGACAGTTGTTGAAGGAGTTAGGTTTGGATCATGTTGCAGGTTCAAGAATTGGTTGGATTTCAGGCGGTGAGAAGAGAAGAGTTTCGATTGGTGTTGATTTAGTTCATGATCCGGCTATTCTTTTGATTGATGAACCCACTTCTGGACTGGATTCGGCTTCTGCACTTCATGTAATTATGCTACTTAAGTCGATGGTGGTGAACCAAGGAAAGACAATTGTTCTTACTATCCATCAACCTGGCTTTCGAATTCTGGAATTATTCGATAAAATTTTGTTACTTTCAAGTGGAACTGTTCTTCACCATGGATCACTTCAAGTTCTCGAAGAACGGCTTAAACTTGCAGGTCATTGTATTCCTAAGCACGTTAACGTGCTAGAGTTTGCTATTGATGTCATAGAAAGCCTGGTTTTGCAGAAATCAACTACTCCTGACAATCAATTGTTTCTCATAGACAAGGATCAAGCcaacaacaacaaagaagaaaagatgCATAACTTGGTGATGATAACTCCAAATTCAGATTCAGATTCACACTTCGCTGATGAGACAAAGAACATGGGATATCCGAATTCTCAACTTGAGGAAATTTTGATATTAGGCCAGAGATTTTGCAATAACATTTTTAGAACCAAACAACTTTTTGCTGCACGAATGCTTCAAGCAGTACTGGCTGGTTTTGTACTTGGTACCATTTTCATGAATGCCAACAATGACAGCAGTAAACAGGTAACATTACAAACCCGGGTTGGATTTTTCGCATTCACCCTCACTTTTTTGCTCTCCACTACAACAGAAGGATTACCTATTTTCTTACAAGAGAGGAGAATTTTGATGAGAGAGACTTCAAGAGGAGCCTATAGAGTACTCTCTTACGTTATGGCAAACACCCTCGTCTTTCTTCCTTTCCTTCTAACCGTTGCTCTTCTTTACACAACCCCTGTTTACTGGCTTGTTGGTCTGAGAAAGGATTTCGATGGGTTCCTCTACTTCTCGCTGGTGGTTTGGTTGGTCGTCCTAATGTCAAATTCACTTGTGGCTTGTTTCAGTGCTCTAGTGCCAAATTTCATCATGGGAACCTCATTGATTGCGGGGTTAATGGGATCATTTTTTCTATTTTCGGGTTATTTTATAACGAAGAAGAACATACCCAGGTACTGGATTTTCATGCACTACTTGAGCCTATTTAAGTACCCATTCGAGTGTTTTATGATAAATGAGTATGGAGGGGATAAGGGAAGGCAGAGGTGTTTACAGAGTGTTGGAGATGTTTGCATCCTTTACGGGGATGAGTTTTTGAGACAACAAGATGTCGAACAGTCGATGAAATGGACAAACTTAGGTGTAATGTTGGGATTTATATTTGGTTACAGAGTATTGTGTTTCATTATCTTATGGTATAGATGTTACAGAACTAGAAACTAA
- the LOC113308550 gene encoding transcription factor bHLH30-like, giving the protein MDTFNLNSGVVYGNNPSLNGFSQNYGFQSNGKGGCSSSSSNSLVLDSERGELVKAPSKLGQKGVTEGKSLAALKNHSEAERRRRERINSHLDTLRTLVPSTDKMDKASVLAEVINHVKDLKRTALEASKGLVIPTDTDEVKVETYDDGMLGRPFSIKATLCCDDRPEILPNLREALEACKLETVKVEISTLGGRMKNVFVMASSRPDDSAEVRHLLVSSVHKALRSVLDKIPTTSEFAPRTMLPHKKQRMSPFHSSTSSS; this is encoded by the exons ATGGATACGTTTAATCTAAATTCTGGAGTTGTTTATGGAAACAATCCTTCACTTAATGGTTTCTCACAAAATTATGGGTTTCAATCAAATGGGAAAGGtggttgttcttcttcatcatctaattCCTTGGTTTTAGATAGTGAAAGAGGAGAACTTGTCAAAGCTCCAAGTAAACTGGGGCAAAAAGGAGTAACTGAAGGGAAGTCTTTAGCAGCTTTGAAGAATCATAGTGAAGCTGAGAGAAGACGTAGGGAGAGAATTAATTCTCATCTTGATACTCTTCGGACTTTGGTTCCCTCTACAGACAAG ATGGACAAAGCTTCAGTGCTCGCTGAAGTGATCAATCACGTAAAAGATCTTAAAAGAACTGCACTTGAAGCCAGCAAAGGGTTAGTCATCCCAACGGATACAGATGAAGTAAAAGTTGAAACTTATGATGATGGCATGCTAGGCAGACCTTTTTCTATTAAGGCGACCCTGTGCTGTGATGATCGACCTGAAATTCTCCCCAACTTAAGAGAGGCACTCGAGGCCTGCAAGTTGGAAACAGTGAAGGTGGAAATTTCAACATTGGGAGGAAGAATGAAGAATGTATTTGTCATGGCAAGCTCCAGACCAGACGATTCTGCCGAGGTACGACACCTACTTGTGTCTTCTGTTCATAAAGCTCTAAGATCTGTTCTAGATAAAATTCCTACCACATCTGAGTTTGCTCCAAGAACAATGCTCCCACATAAGAAACAAAGGATGTCGCCCTTTCACTCTTCAACATCCTCTTCATGA
- the LOC113354424 gene encoding uncharacterized protein LOC113354424 encodes MDIREWDRRGKKVEDAIVSDSARKQRRQNLTTSARRDMTAKSASSAQDGTQQASQEGLQPSAPQSEPVQEGVKDIPEGVILGMPEDGGQFLFGYKDSWAKEIYKTEYHSDAVRLLKPTAAPTKMLDWPLKDECERFKTIIANSGLADAAENSMLEHDRVAISTFVERLYPETDTFHMPFGEMTITPVYVVQIVRLPVHGKGVRAEFTKQLEWTKLYDLTKKCLGWDEETFTTEFKRCMKYRTRQFNIITLMDMFKGTKEKEEK; translated from the exons ATGGATATTCGGGAATG GGATAGGCGAGGTAAAAAAGTCGAAGATGCAATTGTCTCAGATAGTGCAAGGAAGCAAAGGCGTCAGAACTTGACAACTAGTGCAAGGAGAGATATGACTGCTAAATCCGCTTCAAGTGCTCAAGATGGAACTCAACAAGCAAGTCAAGAAGGTCTTCAACCAAGTGCCCCTCAATCAGAACcagttcaagaaggt GTGAAGGATATTCCAGAAGGTGTAATCCTTGGGATGCCGGAGGATGGAGGACAAtttttatttggatacaaagactcctggGCCAAAGAAATATATAAAACCGAG tatcattcCGATGCGGTTCGGTTGCTCAAACCGACCGCCGCACCAACTAAAATGCTGGATTGGCCTTTGAAggatgaatgtgaaaggttcaagaccatTATTGCAAATTCAGGGTTGGCTGATGCTGCGGAGAACTCAATGTTGGAACATGACCGGGTGGCTATATCGACGTTTGTGGAGAGACTTTATCCTGAGACCGACACCTTCCATATGCCATTTGgagagatgacgattaccccagTTTATGTTGTGCAGATTGTTAGACTCCCTGTGCATGGCAAAGGTGTTAGGGCTGAGTTCACAAAGCAGTTGGAATGGACCAAACTTTATGATCTAACTAAAAAGTGTTTGGGTTGGGATGAAGAAACATTTACAACTGAGTTCAAGAGATGCATGAAGTATAGAACTAGACAGTTCAACATTATTACTCTGATGGATATGTTCAAGGgaaccaaggaaaaagaagagaaatga